In the Hordeum vulgare subsp. vulgare chromosome 7H, MorexV3_pseudomolecules_assembly, whole genome shotgun sequence genome, one interval contains:
- the LOC123410356 gene encoding E3 ubiquitin ligase BIG BROTHER-related-like isoform X1, whose translation MEGPKGNGGEKPSADQNHSPNTPAAAGAGGDDVSAAAAAAVGRRPFTALSQEEADLALARVLQEQERAYMMLSAHGGDGSEYDASDAGSYDYYDEEEEGIEGDKGSDYEEEGVLPNDDDEEVGDAEGAELDPARYEDDEAYARALQDAEEREVAQRLMALAGITDLGEEMEHDEEDEEDGDSAQDAWEDVDPDEYSYEELVALGEVVGTESRGVSADTLASLPSVTYQAQDKQESNMEQCVICRVEFEEGESLVALPCKHSYHSDCINQWLQLNKVCPMCSAEVSTSDNNEA comes from the exons ATGGAGGGCCCCAAGGGAAACGGCGGCGAGAAGCCCAGCGCGGACCAAAACCATAGCCCCAATACTCCCGCCGCAGCCGGGGCCGGAGGGGACGACGTgtcggctgcggcggcggcggctgtagGGAGGCGGCCGTTCACCGCCTTAAGCCAGGAGGAGGCCGACCTCGCCCTCGCGCGCGTCCTCCAGGAGCAG GAGCGGGCGTACATGATGCTGAGCGCGCACGGCGGGGACGGCAGCGAGTACGATGCCTCGGACGCTGGgagctacgactactacgacgaggaagaggaagggatcgaaggcGACAAGGGGAGCGACTACGAGGAGGAGGGGGTACTAcccaacgatgacgacgaggaggtGGGCGACGCGGAGGGGGCCGAATTGGACCCCGCGCGGTACGAGGACGACGAGGCGTATGCGCGGGCCCTGCAGGATGCCGAGGAGCGCGAGGTCGCCCAGCGGCTCATGGCGCTCGCTGGGATCACTGATT TAGGGGAAGAGATGGAGCatgatgaggaagatgaggaagatggGGATAGCGCACAG GATGCATGGGAAGACGTTGATCCAGACGAATACTCATATGAG GAGCTGGTTGCATTGGGTGAAGTGGTCGGTACAGAAAGCAGAGGCGTTTCTGCAGATACTCTGGCTTCATTACCTTCAGTAACTTACCAAGCACAAGATAAGCAAGAGAGCAACATGGAACA ATGTGTTATTTGCCGTGTGGAATTTGAGGAAGGTGAATCATTGGTTGCACTTCCTTGCAAGCACTCGTATCATTCTGACTGCATAAACCAGTGGCTGCAGTTAAACAAG GTATGCCCTATGTGCAGTGCAGAAGTTTCTACCTCGGACAACAACGAGGCATGA
- the LOC123410356 gene encoding E3 ubiquitin ligase BIG BROTHER-related-like isoform X2: MEGPKGNGGEKPSADQNHSPNTPAAAGAGGDDVSAAAAAAVGRRPFTALSQEEADLALARVLQEQERAYMMLSAHGGDGSEYDASDAGSYDYYDEEEEGIEGDKGSDYEEEGVLPNDDDEEVGDAEGAELDPARYEDDEAYARALQDAEEREVAQRLMALAGITDWEEMEHDEEDEEDGDSAQDAWEDVDPDEYSYEELVALGEVVGTESRGVSADTLASLPSVTYQAQDKQESNMEQCVICRVEFEEGESLVALPCKHSYHSDCINQWLQLNKVCPMCSAEVSTSDNNEA; encoded by the exons ATGGAGGGCCCCAAGGGAAACGGCGGCGAGAAGCCCAGCGCGGACCAAAACCATAGCCCCAATACTCCCGCCGCAGCCGGGGCCGGAGGGGACGACGTgtcggctgcggcggcggcggctgtagGGAGGCGGCCGTTCACCGCCTTAAGCCAGGAGGAGGCCGACCTCGCCCTCGCGCGCGTCCTCCAGGAGCAG GAGCGGGCGTACATGATGCTGAGCGCGCACGGCGGGGACGGCAGCGAGTACGATGCCTCGGACGCTGGgagctacgactactacgacgaggaagaggaagggatcgaaggcGACAAGGGGAGCGACTACGAGGAGGAGGGGGTACTAcccaacgatgacgacgaggaggtGGGCGACGCGGAGGGGGCCGAATTGGACCCCGCGCGGTACGAGGACGACGAGGCGTATGCGCGGGCCCTGCAGGATGCCGAGGAGCGCGAGGTCGCCCAGCGGCTCATGGCGCTCGCTGGGATCACTGATT GGGAAGAGATGGAGCatgatgaggaagatgaggaagatggGGATAGCGCACAG GATGCATGGGAAGACGTTGATCCAGACGAATACTCATATGAG GAGCTGGTTGCATTGGGTGAAGTGGTCGGTACAGAAAGCAGAGGCGTTTCTGCAGATACTCTGGCTTCATTACCTTCAGTAACTTACCAAGCACAAGATAAGCAAGAGAGCAACATGGAACA ATGTGTTATTTGCCGTGTGGAATTTGAGGAAGGTGAATCATTGGTTGCACTTCCTTGCAAGCACTCGTATCATTCTGACTGCATAAACCAGTGGCTGCAGTTAAACAAG GTATGCCCTATGTGCAGTGCAGAAGTTTCTACCTCGGACAACAACGAGGCATGA